One window of the Gimesia sp. genome contains the following:
- a CDS encoding BlaI/MecI/CopY family transcriptional regulator: MSKKDQPVSSTDVTEAERTVLEILWERPEGSSVREIVLAMYGRHEHSLHGGVKSFLDRLMDKGLVTVDKSGFAHLFSATLSRESFVGRQLKHLADHHFGGSLTPMLLSLVEQVDLDDKKRATLERIINQIKD; the protein is encoded by the coding sequence ATGTCTAAGAAAGATCAACCCGTTAGCAGCACTGATGTGACCGAAGCAGAACGCACAGTGCTGGAGATTCTCTGGGAACGACCTGAAGGAAGCTCGGTTCGTGAGATTGTATTGGCGATGTATGGTCGGCACGAGCATTCCCTGCATGGTGGTGTAAAAAGCTTTCTGGACCGCCTCATGGACAAGGGGTTGGTAACCGTCGACAAAAGCGGTTTTGCACATCTGTTTTCAGCAACACTTTCGCGTGAATCTTTTGTAGGTCGACAGTTAAAGCACCTGGCTGATCATCATTTTGGGGGCTCTTTAACCCCGATGCTGCTCTCGCTGGTGGAACAGGTTGATCTTGATGACAAAAAACGTGCTACTCTGGAAAGAATCATTAATCAAATCAAAGACTAG
- a CDS encoding PQQ-binding-like beta-propeller repeat protein: MKRAAQFIVLLCTLMVTTVASAERLVLVSASYQKDLLAICDAKGKVLWSYKTAGPAKGHAGHHDVQLLPNGNILFHDSWTGLKEINLNKEIVWEYDSASSNGNAGKRVDVHAFKRLPNGNTVIVESGVGRIIEVDRDGKLVHQFPLKKGGTQSTRLMRITPAGTYLVCSEQPGVVLEYDRDGKIIWEYPIGTRVYGALRLENGNTLIASGSGHSVREVTPDKRTIWEVKERVPGTDVALQWTTCLQELDNGNLVIGNCHAGPENPQILELDENRKIVWQFDDFNLVGNGLACWEILNDEQSKLVRKKLANSAP, encoded by the coding sequence ATGAAACGCGCCGCACAGTTCATCGTCCTTCTCTGCACACTTATGGTCACCACAGTCGCTTCCGCGGAACGACTGGTTCTGGTGAGCGCTTCCTATCAGAAAGATCTTCTCGCGATCTGTGATGCAAAAGGTAAAGTCCTCTGGTCGTACAAAACCGCGGGGCCTGCCAAAGGTCATGCCGGCCATCACGATGTGCAGCTGCTGCCCAACGGCAACATCCTGTTTCACGACAGCTGGACCGGGCTCAAAGAGATCAATCTCAATAAAGAGATTGTCTGGGAATACGATTCAGCCAGCAGTAACGGCAACGCCGGGAAGCGGGTGGATGTGCACGCCTTCAAACGCCTGCCCAATGGCAATACGGTAATCGTCGAAAGTGGAGTCGGACGGATTATCGAAGTCGATCGCGACGGCAAGCTCGTGCACCAGTTCCCTTTGAAGAAAGGGGGCACACAATCCACGCGGCTGATGCGGATCACTCCCGCGGGAACCTACCTGGTCTGTTCAGAACAGCCTGGCGTGGTGCTTGAATATGATCGCGACGGGAAAATCATCTGGGAATATCCGATCGGTACCCGCGTCTACGGCGCTCTGCGGCTTGAGAACGGGAACACACTGATCGCCTCGGGCAGCGGTCACAGCGTCCGCGAAGTCACCCCCGACAAACGGACCATCTGGGAAGTCAAGGAACGCGTGCCGGGCACGGATGTGGCCCTCCAATGGACCACCTGTCTGCAGGAACTCGACAACGGCAATCTGGTCATCGGCAACTGCCACGCCGGCCCCGAGAATCCACAGATCCTGGAACTCGACGAGAACCGCAAGATCGTCTGGCAGTTCGACGATTTCAACCTCGTCGGCAACGGCCTGGCCTGCTGGGAAATTCTGAATGACGAACAGTCGAAACTGGTGCGGAAGAAACTGGCTAATTCAGCCCCTTGA
- a CDS encoding M56 family metallopeptidase produces the protein MDLLWKLLISNAAIAGGLFVIVLLIRRWIKNPALLHMLLVLVLIKLITPAVWQPQVALLSPGTSSSVSPVEKTPVTDGTGLLAENKSNANTELNAFNSLRKRMQETSKGSSPATITETVSNTSTAQATTEIPVSKPAWYLRLAAAFTARGWTWATSLFLIWTIGTAVCCFIAALRIFRFQRLLKLARPASEALQQRAGALGTRIGLKSAPQVVLLPGAISPLLWAFCCRAQIILPERLLAELDEAEQDTLLLHELAHYRRGDHWVRLIELATTALYWLYPVVWWVRREIRLTEEACCDAWVIQTEPDKRRAYAEVLVKATGFVSQAQRIPIATGMGSARILEQRLTSIMCNTLKHQVSRRGKFLLATIALLLLSLAPLPGTSQAETKVAEKPDQLPSVEEILNGYRDNFQRLLPLEMTYRITAQENMNCITRDRQSLKALKHIQNADRNEVKFGDKVLSEQEFQMMVDYSIPQQEMFLQSQLTKEAVQKRMSETVMDQRYFWTDGRAFHQRRPYQLQQKNYNLEQGPVWPAENLNQHYNQIELISWSDQNQPPLRRWYGRKKRQQFPQGEIGNELKQISNLKTTAPLGLKEYQWAEKLSEYSLDACLTKPPHRYRVVGRENRDGRTLILVEYLNEPHEQSPEKRWRMRAWVDPAQGYLPLRIEWGYVDQEHRLAWGLSQHAEVLQVKQVDGSFYPTRIKYQEYTSDVRKEQEQYEKLKPENRLLKNFPVVPMVPGRSTIWEALDIQPHQQIPPETLALRFPEGTVYENLLDGQNYVAGTEEPLPEPPRPPEMLPLFAQAPPLQVVEWLDGNQHQLHDFEGKVVALLFISGIEEGDYSEIPPDAQEQFSMMLKLMKAFHTKYSKQGVVFVEIHSPGTTKEAIRTFHQFRKFETLAAIDQGDLRSGITNIKFNGSSRDLSLFLIGRDGTIAMNQSLLEGDHAELYYHRAAHKLSIPLKFNQSPSMEEGMRIVEFMISEQIDYALAGKKFPFRIPVEE, from the coding sequence ATGGATCTGCTCTGGAAACTGCTGATCAGCAACGCGGCGATCGCCGGCGGACTGTTTGTTATCGTGCTGTTAATCCGCCGATGGATCAAAAACCCGGCACTGCTGCACATGCTGCTGGTGCTCGTGCTGATCAAACTGATTACCCCGGCCGTCTGGCAGCCGCAGGTTGCCTTACTTTCACCCGGCACCAGTTCGAGCGTCTCGCCGGTCGAAAAAACCCCGGTGACAGATGGCACTGGTCTGCTTGCTGAAAATAAGTCCAACGCCAACACAGAACTGAATGCTTTCAATTCTCTGCGAAAGCGAATGCAAGAGACCAGCAAAGGCTCGTCTCCTGCTACGATTACTGAAACTGTATCCAATACCTCGACAGCTCAGGCTACGACAGAGATCCCAGTAAGCAAGCCAGCTTGGTATTTGAGACTGGCTGCCGCTTTCACAGCCCGTGGATGGACCTGGGCAACATCGTTATTTCTGATCTGGACTATCGGGACAGCAGTCTGCTGTTTCATTGCAGCGTTGCGTATCTTTCGTTTCCAACGACTGCTGAAGCTCGCACGGCCTGCCTCCGAAGCACTGCAGCAACGGGCCGGGGCACTGGGCACGCGCATCGGTCTCAAGTCGGCCCCACAGGTTGTGTTGCTTCCGGGAGCGATCTCTCCCCTGCTCTGGGCGTTCTGTTGCAGAGCACAGATTATCCTGCCGGAACGACTGCTTGCAGAACTGGATGAAGCAGAACAAGACACGCTGCTCCTGCATGAGCTGGCGCATTACCGTCGCGGCGATCACTGGGTGCGTCTGATTGAACTTGCCACCACGGCGCTGTACTGGTTGTATCCGGTCGTATGGTGGGTGCGTCGAGAAATCCGTCTGACCGAAGAGGCGTGTTGTGATGCCTGGGTTATCCAGACAGAACCGGACAAACGGCGGGCATATGCAGAGGTGCTCGTCAAAGCGACCGGCTTCGTTTCCCAGGCGCAACGCATTCCCATCGCCACCGGCATGGGATCAGCCCGGATTCTGGAACAGCGTCTGACTTCGATTATGTGTAATACATTAAAGCACCAGGTTTCGCGGCGGGGAAAATTTCTGCTGGCTACAATCGCTCTGCTGTTATTATCGCTGGCCCCCCTGCCGGGTACTTCGCAGGCGGAGACCAAAGTAGCAGAGAAACCGGACCAGTTGCCGAGTGTGGAAGAAATTCTGAACGGTTACCGGGACAACTTCCAGCGTTTGTTACCGCTGGAGATGACTTACCGGATCACGGCGCAGGAGAATATGAACTGCATCACGCGGGACCGCCAGAGCCTGAAAGCACTCAAACATATTCAGAATGCCGATCGGAATGAGGTCAAGTTTGGTGACAAGGTCTTGAGTGAGCAAGAGTTCCAGATGATGGTTGACTACTCGATTCCTCAACAGGAAATGTTTCTACAAAGCCAGTTGACCAAGGAAGCGGTTCAGAAACGGATGAGCGAAACAGTGATGGATCAACGTTACTTCTGGACTGACGGACGGGCCTTTCATCAACGACGTCCTTATCAGTTACAACAGAAGAACTATAACTTAGAACAAGGACCGGTCTGGCCGGCGGAGAATTTAAATCAGCATTATAACCAGATCGAGCTGATCTCGTGGTCCGATCAGAACCAGCCTCCTTTGCGGCGCTGGTACGGCAGGAAGAAGCGCCAGCAATTTCCGCAGGGTGAAATCGGCAACGAACTGAAGCAGATCTCCAACCTGAAGACGACTGCGCCGCTGGGGCTCAAAGAGTATCAGTGGGCAGAAAAGTTGTCGGAATACAGTCTGGATGCCTGTCTGACAAAGCCGCCACACCGGTATCGTGTTGTGGGACGGGAAAACCGGGACGGCAGAACGTTGATCCTCGTGGAGTACCTGAACGAACCGCATGAGCAGAGCCCGGAGAAACGCTGGCGGATGCGCGCCTGGGTCGACCCTGCCCAGGGTTATCTCCCCTTACGGATCGAATGGGGGTATGTCGACCAGGAGCACCGGCTCGCCTGGGGTTTGAGCCAGCATGCAGAGGTGTTGCAGGTCAAACAGGTTGACGGCAGCTTTTATCCGACACGTATCAAATACCAGGAATACACGTCTGACGTCCGTAAAGAACAGGAGCAATACGAGAAACTGAAGCCGGAAAACCGCCTACTGAAGAACTTTCCAGTCGTCCCTATGGTTCCCGGGCGGAGTACCATCTGGGAGGCTCTCGACATCCAGCCGCATCAGCAAATCCCCCCTGAGACACTGGCACTGCGATTTCCAGAGGGGACCGTGTATGAAAACCTGCTTGATGGCCAGAATTATGTTGCCGGTACGGAAGAGCCACTGCCCGAACCGCCCAGGCCTCCCGAGATGCTACCTCTTTTCGCGCAGGCTCCTCCCCTGCAGGTCGTAGAATGGCTGGACGGCAACCAGCATCAACTGCACGACTTCGAGGGTAAAGTGGTCGCACTGTTATTTATCAGTGGCATAGAAGAAGGAGATTATTCCGAAATTCCTCCCGATGCGCAAGAGCAGTTTTCCATGATGTTAAAATTAATGAAAGCTTTCCATACAAAGTATTCCAAGCAAGGAGTGGTCTTTGTCGAGATTCATTCGCCAGGCACGACCAAAGAAGCAATTCGTACCTTTCATCAGTTTCGCAAATTCGAGACACTGGCTGCGATCGATCAGGGCGATCTGCGTAGTGGCATTACTAACATCAAGTTTAATGGGAGCAGCAGAGACCTGAGTCTGTTTCTGATCGGGCGTGACGGCACAATCGCCATGAACCAGAGCCTGCTGGAAGGAGACCATGCCGAACTTTATTATCATCGCGCTGCTCATAAACTTTCGATCCCACTGAAGTTCAACCAGAGCCCTTCCATGGAAGAAGGGATGCGGATTGTGGAATTCATGATCAGCGAACAGATCGATTACGCACTGGCCGGGAAAAAATTCCCTTTCCGGATTCCTGTCGAAGAATGA
- a CDS encoding sulfatase, with protein MNSRFLRQSLIAVICGLIFSSVSTLKAANLNATQPPNIVVFLVDDMGVMDTSVPFLTDAEGNPKRYPLNDYYITPNMERLAKQGIRFNNFYAMSVCSPTRISILTGQNAARHHATNWINPRKNNAGPQGPPDWNWEGLKKEDVTLPRLLQKSGYKTIHVGKGHFGADNFPGAEPLNLGFNVNIAGASFGAPGSYYAEKKYGLGTRRAHHAVPGLDKYHGTDTFLTEALTLEANAALVETVKQKKPFFLYMAHYAVHAPFDSDPRFADHYKDSGKPKNAQAFATLIEGMDKSLGDIMQQLNELGVAENTLIFFLGDNGSDAPLGHEHEVACAAPLRGKKGAHYEGGMRVPFIAAWAKPNPENANQKQLPIPANMIQDQVAAVYDLFPTILDLTHTLPPKDYVMDGMPLNQLLLGEQDHSRPETFLMNYPHAPHRSDYFTVYRDGDWKVIYHYFPSKQSEGSHYQLYNLAKDPFEQHNLAESNPQKLKQMMQSLIDSLQSHQAQYPVAAEGSSESVLPKVP; from the coding sequence ATGAATTCACGATTTTTGCGCCAGTCTCTAATCGCAGTCATCTGTGGTCTTATTTTCAGTTCAGTTTCCACGCTCAAAGCAGCAAATCTGAATGCGACGCAACCGCCGAACATTGTCGTCTTCCTCGTGGACGATATGGGAGTCATGGATACTTCGGTTCCCTTTCTGACCGACGCCGAGGGGAACCCCAAACGGTACCCACTCAACGATTATTACATCACGCCCAACATGGAACGCCTGGCAAAGCAGGGGATTCGTTTCAATAACTTTTATGCGATGAGTGTCTGCTCGCCGACCCGGATTTCCATTCTGACCGGCCAGAACGCAGCCCGGCATCATGCGACGAACTGGATCAATCCCCGTAAGAATAATGCGGGTCCCCAGGGACCGCCTGACTGGAACTGGGAAGGTCTCAAAAAAGAAGACGTCACGCTGCCACGCTTGCTGCAGAAATCTGGCTATAAGACGATTCATGTCGGTAAAGGCCATTTTGGCGCAGACAACTTCCCCGGAGCGGAACCGCTGAATCTGGGCTTCAACGTCAATATCGCCGGCGCTTCGTTCGGGGCACCGGGCAGTTATTATGCTGAGAAGAAATACGGTCTGGGCACCCGCCGGGCACATCACGCCGTTCCCGGTCTGGATAAATATCATGGCACCGATACCTTCCTGACCGAAGCACTCACACTGGAAGCGAATGCAGCGCTGGTAGAAACGGTCAAGCAGAAGAAGCCGTTCTTCCTTTACATGGCTCATTATGCAGTGCATGCTCCTTTCGATTCCGATCCCCGCTTTGCCGACCATTACAAGGATTCAGGCAAACCAAAGAACGCTCAGGCGTTTGCCACATTGATTGAAGGCATGGACAAATCTCTGGGTGATATCATGCAGCAGCTCAACGAACTGGGAGTCGCCGAGAATACCCTCATCTTTTTCCTGGGAGACAACGGTTCCGACGCACCCCTGGGGCATGAACACGAAGTTGCCTGTGCTGCCCCTCTGCGAGGCAAGAAGGGGGCTCACTATGAAGGGGGCATGCGGGTGCCTTTCATCGCGGCCTGGGCCAAACCGAATCCGGAAAATGCCAATCAGAAGCAGCTCCCCATTCCCGCAAATATGATTCAGGACCAGGTGGCTGCCGTTTACGATCTGTTTCCCACGATTCTGGATCTGACGCACACCCTCCCGCCCAAAGATTATGTCATGGACGGAATGCCCCTTAATCAACTGCTGCTGGGCGAGCAGGACCATTCACGTCCGGAAACGTTCCTGATGAACTATCCCCATGCACCGCATCGCAGCGACTATTTTACGGTTTACCGGGACGGCGACTGGAAGGTGATCTACCACTATTTCCCCTCCAAACAATCGGAGGGTTCTCACTACCAGCTGTATAACCTGGCAAAAGACCCGTTCGAACAGCACAACCTGGCGGAATCGAATCCACAGAAGCTCAAGCAGATGATGCAGTCCCTGATCGACAGTCTGCAATCTCATCAGGCACAGTATCCGGTTGCTGCAGAGGGAAGCTCAGAATCAGTACTGCCCAAGGTGCCCTGA
- a CDS encoding M56 family metallopeptidase, protein MIETTVAYFAVLVLLQSTLLIMTGCLAMRFCGRQKPVVQSVILRVTLLAILVCPLVSLTFHHFGATSYALLPAWEINAVAVTDSIPATEVSSPRPTEAGNSKGLPELQAPSKPIHLSQDSVMTGNIPVAGDASPPAADNATVSTTVIENQSTEFSLKALIAWSITLIWLSGTFVLLTKLLRAYWGITRVVRNSLPAEAQLQNLCRETAERLGQHPPEVRLSPVVHAPCLTGIRNPLILLPAQNDLSDSVQRDIFLHELAHLARRDCLYFLLARVATVVLFFQPLVWWLSRRLEQLADDICDDYVIHYGSGRKHYANTLVDFAERLPAPALTTEVGLAMVSQRSALSRRMLRILDTSRVLKLRLPVKWGALILLLGISATTSAALLVTTRAEESAPQQDAPAQSDENQGTAVKPNSSEQKQESENTGLHLRGNVVSPAGQPVPHASIGYVSTGWDQRQRTRLATSDAQGIFNITIPASDPRYAALHNDSMLVALADGYGPVIESVYQFDASREMRKSVLKKIENFHYSPEQRNQIRQRVLNAKSTFQLVADDTPLTGRVVNIKGQPVPGAKVEVVRLKYSESGKLDEWEQATQKAGIDHFHLMRLLTGSLGNDVGGATLEYLPTVITDQDGRFTFQGLGDERLVRLLISGPGIAASEVYARTRPGSRIEVPKSVSGSSKENIVYHPYDFTHIAGPSVPVTGVVRDAKTGQPLSGVKLRSYHLTGRRVIHQSEGLTHTVTDDQGRYRLEGLPLGKNEVIFLPPPDQPYLIYQFKTELKAGSPAIQRDVGLIRGVWAEGRAFDKATGEPVRGGRIDYAPLKGNPFAELIKESFGLLPNYFRLEEDGTYRIPVLPGPGVIAVLADDFRKYQRGRGAVNLIDTTQAINVLKTTPSALVAFNYHFLAEVNPAEDAESVQVDLPFDAGRTLKIKVVQQNGQPVSFGKYTGMLEDFPTWYRFTDGQLEIRGYRPDRPRRVQVFAPKSGQVSFHVIDEKDPRELKITLEPGAEITGRLVDEFGEPKANFMFSDAYGSTAETPEYALLPPNPEQTSGGSAKHHTDKNGRFRIRGLVPGKKYNVYARELRQNSTAVYLGDLIGEKPLQPGEVRDLGDISIKRASKTE, encoded by the coding sequence ATGATTGAGACAACGGTCGCTTATTTTGCTGTGCTGGTGCTCCTGCAGTCTACTCTGCTGATAATGACCGGTTGTCTGGCCATGCGGTTCTGTGGTCGACAGAAGCCGGTCGTGCAGTCTGTGATCCTGCGTGTCACTCTGCTGGCGATACTCGTCTGCCCGCTGGTATCACTCACCTTCCATCATTTCGGCGCGACGAGCTATGCCCTGCTCCCTGCCTGGGAGATCAATGCTGTCGCTGTCACAGACAGCATTCCCGCTACTGAAGTCTCGAGTCCACGACCGACTGAAGCTGGGAACAGCAAGGGGCTTCCTGAGTTACAGGCTCCATCAAAGCCAATTCATTTATCGCAAGATTCCGTTATGACCGGGAATATTCCTGTAGCAGGAGATGCCTCCCCCCCAGCTGCAGATAATGCGACGGTGTCAACAACAGTGATCGAGAATCAATCAACAGAATTCAGTCTCAAGGCTCTGATCGCCTGGAGTATTACACTGATCTGGTTGTCCGGCACCTTCGTGCTGTTGACGAAGCTGCTACGGGCGTATTGGGGAATAACCCGGGTGGTCAGGAACAGCCTTCCTGCGGAAGCGCAGCTGCAAAACCTCTGTCGGGAGACAGCGGAACGTCTGGGACAACACCCACCCGAGGTTCGCCTCTCTCCCGTCGTGCATGCTCCCTGCCTGACGGGGATCCGAAATCCGCTGATTCTGCTGCCCGCACAAAACGACCTGTCGGACAGTGTGCAGCGGGATATTTTTCTACACGAACTGGCGCACCTGGCGCGACGGGACTGCCTGTATTTTCTGCTGGCCCGTGTTGCGACTGTGGTTCTATTTTTTCAACCGCTGGTGTGGTGGCTTTCGCGACGACTGGAACAGCTGGCGGATGATATCTGTGACGACTACGTAATCCACTACGGTTCCGGTCGGAAGCATTACGCGAACACGCTCGTTGATTTTGCGGAACGGCTGCCAGCCCCTGCACTGACGACCGAAGTGGGGCTAGCCATGGTTTCGCAGCGTTCCGCGTTGAGCCGTCGCATGCTGCGTATTCTGGATACATCCCGCGTGCTGAAACTCCGCCTGCCGGTGAAATGGGGTGCCCTGATTCTGCTGCTGGGGATCTCCGCAACCACCAGTGCCGCTCTGCTGGTGACGACCCGGGCAGAGGAATCAGCACCGCAACAGGACGCACCGGCACAGTCAGACGAGAATCAGGGAACAGCGGTGAAACCGAATTCATCCGAACAAAAGCAGGAGAGCGAGAACACGGGATTACACCTGCGAGGGAACGTCGTCAGTCCGGCGGGACAACCGGTTCCGCATGCATCGATTGGTTATGTCAGTACCGGCTGGGATCAACGCCAGCGGACCAGGCTGGCCACCAGCGATGCACAGGGGATTTTCAACATCACAATTCCCGCCTCAGATCCACGCTACGCTGCCCTCCACAATGACAGTATGCTGGTCGCCCTGGCCGACGGTTATGGCCCGGTAATTGAAAGTGTCTATCAGTTCGATGCTTCCAGGGAAATGCGCAAATCAGTGTTGAAAAAAATTGAGAACTTCCACTACTCCCCTGAACAGAGAAATCAGATCCGACAACGAGTTCTCAATGCCAAATCCACCTTTCAGCTGGTGGCAGATGACACTCCCCTGACGGGCCGCGTCGTGAATATTAAAGGACAGCCGGTACCTGGCGCCAAGGTTGAAGTTGTCCGGTTGAAATATTCGGAATCGGGGAAACTTGACGAGTGGGAACAGGCAACTCAGAAGGCTGGGATCGACCACTTTCATTTAATGCGTCTGCTGACGGGATCCCTGGGGAATGATGTGGGTGGTGCGACGCTGGAATACCTTCCGACCGTCATCACGGATCAAGACGGCCGGTTCACTTTCCAGGGCCTGGGAGACGAGCGGCTCGTCAGGTTGTTGATTTCCGGTCCGGGAATCGCCGCCAGCGAAGTCTATGCCCGTACCCGCCCTGGGAGTCGCATTGAAGTCCCCAAATCGGTCAGTGGATCTTCCAAGGAGAACATCGTCTATCATCCATATGATTTTACACACATCGCCGGACCATCAGTGCCTGTAACAGGAGTCGTTCGCGATGCGAAGACAGGCCAGCCCCTGTCGGGAGTCAAATTGAGAAGTTACCACCTGACAGGCCGCCGCGTGATACACCAAAGCGAAGGCCTGACCCATACTGTCACCGACGACCAGGGACGCTATCGCCTGGAAGGACTACCGCTCGGAAAAAACGAAGTCATCTTTCTGCCTCCCCCGGATCAGCCTTACCTGATCTACCAGTTCAAAACGGAGCTGAAAGCAGGGAGTCCGGCCATCCAACGGGATGTGGGACTGATTCGAGGAGTCTGGGCAGAAGGTCGTGCATTTGATAAAGCGACTGGAGAACCGGTGCGCGGCGGACGCATTGACTATGCTCCACTAAAGGGGAATCCCTTCGCCGAACTGATCAAAGAGTCTTTTGGGCTGCTCCCCAATTATTTCCGTCTGGAGGAGGATGGAACCTATCGGATTCCCGTGCTGCCGGGGCCCGGAGTCATCGCGGTCCTCGCAGACGACTTCAGGAAGTACCAGCGCGGCAGAGGCGCTGTGAACCTGATTGATACGACCCAGGCAATCAACGTGTTGAAAACGACACCTTCAGCGTTGGTTGCATTTAACTACCATTTTCTGGCTGAAGTCAATCCGGCAGAAGATGCCGAATCTGTCCAGGTCGACTTGCCGTTTGACGCGGGTCGCACCCTCAAAATCAAAGTGGTGCAGCAGAATGGCCAGCCGGTTTCGTTCGGTAAGTATACCGGCATGTTGGAAGACTTCCCCACCTGGTATCGCTTCACTGACGGTCAATTGGAAATCAGAGGCTATCGCCCTGACCGCCCCCGTAGGGTACAGGTCTTTGCCCCAAAAAGCGGGCAGGTCAGTTTTCATGTCATCGATGAGAAAGATCCCCGGGAGTTAAAAATTACACTCGAACCCGGGGCGGAAATCACGGGCCGTCTCGTCGACGAATTCGGAGAACCGAAAGCCAATTTCATGTTCTCTGACGCTTACGGAAGCACCGCAGAGACTCCTGAATATGCTTTACTGCCCCCGAATCCCGAGCAGACATCAGGAGGATCGGCGAAACATCACACTGACAAAAACGGACGTTTTCGGATCAGGGGTCTGGTTCCCGGGAAAAAATACAACGTCTATGCCCGCGAACTTCGTCAGAACAGCACTGCGGTCTACCTGGGTGATCTTATTGGTGAAAAGCCGCTCCAACCAGGTGAGGTGCGCGACCTGGGAGACATCTCAATCAAACGGGCATCCAAAACAGAGTGA
- a CDS encoding BlaI/MecI/CopY family transcriptional regulator, with protein MVKTPRDVTEAELSVLQVLWQQGPATIRAITEQLEPDRVDAYYSTVKKLLERLETKGFVKREPAGIAFVYEACIARDELVGRRLQEVAETLCEGSLTPLLTQLAQHTDLNRKQQKVLMDLIDELAKKNSKP; from the coding sequence ATGGTCAAGACACCCCGTGATGTGACGGAAGCGGAACTGAGTGTACTGCAGGTCCTCTGGCAACAGGGACCGGCGACGATTCGCGCCATTACCGAACAACTCGAACCCGACCGGGTTGACGCGTATTACTCCACCGTCAAAAAACTGCTTGAACGCCTGGAAACAAAGGGTTTCGTCAAACGGGAACCGGCGGGAATCGCCTTTGTGTATGAAGCTTGTATCGCGCGTGACGAACTGGTGGGGCGACGCCTGCAGGAGGTGGCGGAGACGCTGTGTGAAGGATCGCTGACGCCGCTGCTGACACAACTGGCGCAACACACGGATCTGAACCGGAAGCAGCAGAAAGTGCTGATGGATCTGATCGACGAACTTGCCAAAAAGAATTCAAAACCATAA
- a CDS encoding BlaI/MecI/CopY family transcriptional regulator, with the protein MNASQLGRVQLQIMQVLWDRGRVNAREITDALNQHSRIAHSTVQTLLRQLEAKQAVAHDVEERTFVFYPLIKEDKVTRQATRGLIDDIFDGSAAGLVAYLLENEKIPKSELQQLRKLINDE; encoded by the coding sequence ATGAACGCCAGCCAATTGGGTCGGGTCCAGCTGCAGATCATGCAGGTCCTCTGGGATCGAGGCCGCGTCAATGCGCGTGAGATCACAGACGCCCTCAACCAGCATTCGCGTATCGCCCACAGTACAGTCCAGACACTACTACGTCAGCTGGAGGCCAAACAAGCTGTAGCCCACGACGTCGAAGAGCGTACGTTTGTGTTTTACCCGCTGATCAAAGAGGACAAAGTCACGCGGCAGGCTACGCGTGGACTGATCGATGACATATTTGATGGTTCCGCAGCCGGACTGGTTGCCTATCTGCTGGAGAACGAAAAGATCCCCAAATCGGAGTTACAACAGCTGCGTAAGCTGATCAACGACGAGTAA